The Verrucomicrobiaceae bacterium DNA window TGGTTTAATTTTCAAGGCGTATGGCAATCCGCTTTGATCATACGAATAATCCAAATTAGGCGCACGCGAAGAAGAGCTGGGCGCTACACAAGAACTCAAGCAACCAAGTGTGCTTGCTAATGATAGTGCGACAAATTCGCGACGGGAGGGATCAGTGTTCATGAGTTTGTATAGTTTGTACGATAAAGGGAGTAGCTGAAACCATTTGGTCACCGATAAGTCACACTGGCCAAACGAAGCTCGATCTTTTGAAGATCGTGCGTTTTTTCGGTAAGGGTAAGCACTCTGCCAGGAACCTCGTCGCAGATTAGTGCTTCCTGCACCATCTCACCCGCATGAGCACGGCTTGAATGGCGGAATTTTGCACAGCTAACACGAGTTTGGGAAACAGGATCAAATTCGCTGATGGCGTTGGCCTTTATGGAAAATGGCCCGAAAGAATCGGAGACTCGGAATGAAACTGTCGGCAGCAATTCGATCATTCCACTGAACAGAAGAACTGTTTCACCGTTTCTTTTTAAAACTCTGCCGCCATCGCTCTGGATAGCATATAAATTGCCCGCCACCCCTGCAGCTGTGAGATTATCTGTCCGTTGTCCATTAACCCAAGCGCTGGCGGCAAGGCCGACAACCTCATCCTTGGAGCACATGAAAGGGCCGCCGCCCAACTGATACACTTTTTCGACTCGTACTATGCCCATTCTTTGTTGGGATGGGTCAAATTGAGATGGGCTGACATCTTTTGATTTCGTGACACTGCCCGTGTAAACGCAGGTCATCTGGCTGGCTTTGTGGAGAGCGAGAAACTTTTTGACGTTTCTCGCAATCTCCGTTTCAAGCTGCACCGGTTGATAGTACAGCATTCCATCTTTGACGAGCGGTTTGCCGTGTTTAGCGAGGTCAGGTGAGGTGCATTGGCACATGAGTGCTGCGCACAAAATAACGAGGCTGTTTTTTTTCAGATATGGGACTGGAGTCTTCATGGTGGTATATGGAATAAGCGTGATGATTTCAGCGGCCGAAAAGAATGTCATCAATAGAACGAGGACCTGTGGTCTTTGGCGCGACTTGGGCCGGACGCGGCCTTGAGGTTGTTGGTCTTACACTCGGTTTCATGATCACCCGGGACACTCATCTGGCTTTGCCCGCTCAATCCCAAGCTCTCCAGAGTGGCGGAGTCTAGCTTGCCAGTGAGTGGTAGATTTTGAGCTTGCTGATAAGCCAAGATCGCCCGCTGGGTGCCGGGGCCGGACTCGCCATCGGGGGTGCTGGTGTAGAGGCCGGCGGTTTTGAGCTTCTGCTGGGCTTGTTTGAGGATCTGGCTGCGGGAGTAGCGATTGTAGGCGGCGTAGGGGCCGGAGAGGTAGAGGGCATCCAGATCAAAGTAGCCACTGGCGGGCAGCGTTGGTATGGCGGGCTGTGGTGCTGTGGAGGGAGGGCTGGAAACGACGCTGGGCGGCTGAGGCATCGGCTGCGCAGCAGGTGCGGGGGGCGTGTCCGCTGCGGCGATGGGGGCTGCGGTTTCAGGCGTGAAGATGAAGTTGCGGAAGGGTTGGGTGCTGCCGTTGTAAAAAATGCGGGGCGCTTGGCGGCCACTGGTCTTTTGAATCACCGTGTCCTCCACGCGGCCAAACATCTCGAAGGAATGCACGCCGGGCTTTGGCATCTCTGCCAGAAGCGCACTGGTAAAGGGGCTGTGGTCATCTGCCTGCTCGACGCGATCCAAGGCTGGCTTGCCTGGGCTGGCGGAATAGACCACGAGGGTGGCCTCGCTCAACGTATCCTGTGCCAGGGCACCCAAACCACCACCACCTCCTGCGCTGCGGGTGGCCAGCCAAGAGCGGCCTTCCAGTGGATTGTCCCGGCAGCAGTCGAGAATGACCATGCGGGCGGGGACATTGATGCGCTTCAACTCGTCCAAGACATTGTCCAGGCTCACGGCCTGAGTCTTGAGCCTGAATCTCACGCTCCAGCTTGGCGTCCACAGGCACGAGGTAATTGGCCCCATCACTCTCGATGCCGTGCCCGGCATAATAAACCAGCACGGCTCTGGCATCAGCGGCCTTGGTTTTGAGACTCTCCAGCGCGGTGAGCATCTGCTCCACTCCGGCATTCGGCAAGGAAATGACGTCAAACTGGAGTTGCTTCAGTTTGGCGGCGACCGCCGTGGCATCATTGACGGCGGTATTTAGCTTCCGTGCGTGCTGGTAAGCATCATTCCCGATGACGAGGGCGATGCGCTCGGCGGCGTGGGTGGTCAAGGTGAGACAGAGAAGCAGGAGTGTGGCTTTCATGGCTAAGGGAAATGAGGCTATCTAGAAGATGAATCGTTGGCGAGATCTATTTGATTGCGTCTGGGCTGAGTTTTTTCTTCCATTCAGCGTACGCCTCCGGGCTGAGGGCATCCTCCGGCAGGCGCATCAGGAGCATGAGGGCGTCGGTTTTGTTTCCTGCGGCGGCTAGCGCCTGCATTTGAGCGAGGAGATCGGCGCTCAAAGGTGCGGCCCCAGGAAGAACCTGGAAGAGATGGGTATGGGGAGCTTTCTCACCCGTGGCGCTCAGGCTCTAGCGTCAACCTAGCACCCACTGGCAAAGGCGTCTCCACCAACCATGGAGACTGGATATCACTGGCACTGGCGAGCACCTTCCCGGTGCTATCGGTGATCTGGACGGAGTAGGTTTTTCCGGGCGTGCCTTTCCACATCAGCGTGGGCTGGAGCAAGCGGGTCTCTGGCCCCGGGGCGATCCACTGCACGGCCTGCTCAGGGAAGGAGACGGGGCCGGATTTGAAGCCTGGATCAGGTGCCAAGCCCTGCTCCTGGAGGAAGAAAAAGCCCAGCACCACGGCCGCTGCGAGCGGCATGGCGATGAGGCTGAAGCTCCGCCAGCGGGTGGCTGTACGTTGTCCCGTACGTTGTTCACGCTTTAGCGTGCTCTGGGAATCCGGCGGACACGCTAAAGCGTGAACAACGTGCTCGGAGCGGGCTTCATCCAGCCGCCGGAGAACCTGCGCAGGCATTTCGGAGCCTGCGAAGGCGAGACGAGTGGTGAGAGATTGCAGTTCAGCGGCCTCGGTCCGCAGCTCTGGACGTGACTCAATGAGGTTCTGCCACGCAAGCTGATCTTCGGGCGTCAACTCACCTAGCGCAGCCAGCGTGAGCAGTTCGCGTTCTCGATCTGACATGTTCAGTGGGGCATTCATGATTCCAGTTCCTCCCGCAGCAAGTGACGTAGTTTTTCCAGAGCACGGGCAAAGCGGCTGACGACGGTGCCATGACTCATGCCGCGCAGGGCGGCGATCTCCCGCGTGGTGTGGCCCAGGATAAAGCGGGCGTGAAACAGCTCTGGATCTGGCGGCTGGAGGTGGCGCTGCACCATCTCCATAAGGTCTGGGCCTGCCCCACTGGCGCTAGCGGCCGGGATGTCCGGCAGCTCATCCATGAGCACCTCTGGCCGCCGTGCGGAACGGCGGATGAAATCAATGGCCCGGTTTCTGGCAATGCTGCGTGTCATCCCCAGTAGATCGTCAAAGCTGGAAATTTGATTGAAGGAATCTGTCTGGGGGCGCAAAACACCGGGAACGACCTCTCGCGCTAACACATCCGCCGCGATGTTTTCCGCATCCGCCTTCACCGGCCCCAGCACCGCATAAACAGCCGCCAAAGCCGCCTGCCACAGCAGCGGATAAGCCGCTTGCCACGCACGGGAATCATTGGCGCGGAGGCTGGCAAGTGAAGGTGAGCCAGAGTCAATCATGTCAGGACGAACACACCACAAAACTACAATGCAGCCACAACTTTAATTTTCATGATTTTGTCCTCTGCAGCTATCTTGAATCTCAATGCTTCACCGAGCACCCCGGCCCGACGGTCTGGAAGAAGTCGTTCCCCTTGTCATCGATCAAGATGAACGCGGGGAAGTCCTCCACTTCGATCTTCCAGATGGCTTCCATGCCGAGTTCGGGGAACTCGACGACTTCGACTTTTTTGATGTTCTCTTTGGCGAGGATGGCTGCAGGGCCGCCGATGCTGCCGAGGTAGAAGCCGCCGTGCTTTTTGCAGGCGTCGGTGACTTGCTGGCCGCGATTTCCTTTAGCGATCATGATCATGCTGCCGCCGTGGCTTTGGAAGAGATCGACGTAGCTGTCCATGCGGCCCGCGGTGGTAGGTCCAAAACTGCCGCTGGGCATGCCGGCGGGGGTTTTGGCGGGGCCGGCGTAATAGACGGGGTGATTTTTGAAGTAATCGGGCAGCGGCTTGCCGGCATCGAGCATCTCTTTGAGCTTCGCGTGCGCGATGTCGCGGGCGACGATGATGGGGCCGTTGATGAGGAGGCGCGTGGTGGTGGGATACTTGCTGAGCTCGGCGCGGATCTCGGCCATGGGGCGGTTCGTGTCGATGCGCACGGCGTTGGTGTCTTTGCGGTGGCGCAGCTCCTCGGGGATGTATTGCAGCGGGTTCGTTTCGAGCTTCTCGATGAAGACGCCGTCACGTGTGATCTTGCCCTTCGCCTGGCGGTCGGCGGAGCAGGAAACGCCGATGCCGATGGGCAATGAGGCGCCGTGACGCGGCAGGCGGATGACGCGCACATCGAGCGCGAAGTATTTGCCGCCAAACTGGGCGCCGATGCCGCACTCGCGGGCGGCCTGGAGCATCTGGGCTTCGAGTTCGACATCGCGGAAGGCGCGGCCGTGTTCGTTGCCGGTGGTGGGCAGGCCGTCGTAATACTTCGTGGAGGCGAGTTTGACGTGTTTCATCGTCGATTCGGCCGAGGTGCCGCCGATGACGAAGGTCAGGTGATACGGCGGGCACGCGGCGGTGCCGAGCGAGGTCATTTTATCGCTGAGGAACTTCACGATGCTCTTCGGATTGAGCACGGCGCGGGTCTCTTGGTAGAGGAAGGCTTTGTTCGCCGAGCCGCCGCCTTTGGCGATGAAGAGGAATTTATAGGCGTCGCCATCGGTGGCATACAAATCGAGCTGCGCGGGCAGGTTGGTGCCGGTGTTCTTTTCGTCGAACATGTTCAGCGCGGCGTTTTGCGAGTAGCGCAGGTTGTTCTCCGTGTAGGCGAGATAGACGCCCTTCGAGAGCGCGGCCTCGTCACCGCCGCCGGTCCAGACCTGCTGGCCTTTTTTGCCCATGATGATGGCGGTGCCGGTGTCCTGACAAAACGGCAGCAGGCCTGCGGAGGCCACGTCGGCGTTCTTGAGCATCGTGAGGGCGACCATGCGGTCGTTCTCGCTCGCTTCGGGGTCATCGAGGATGGCGGCGACCTGCTTGAGGTGCTTCGGGCGCAGGAAGAAATTGATGTCGTGGAAGGCCTGGTTCGCCAGCAGCGTGAGCGCCTCGGGATCGACGGCGAGCAGCTCTTTGTCGCCGATCTTTTCGACGCGGACGTGTTCCTTCGTCAGCAGGCGGTATTCGGTGTCATCGGTGCCGAGTTCGAGGAGGGGCTGGTAGTGGAAAGCGGGGGTTGGCATGGCTTCCGTGAGCTAGCAGCGGTTTCGCGGGGCTGCAACGCCTCGGAGGCGGTTTGGAGCCCCGATTTTGCCTCACTTCGCCATGCGGTAGGGTGTCTCCAAAATCAGCGTACAGAGTGCCTGGCGGTAGGTGGGGTCTGTGGCGTCTCCAGCGGGGTAATTCGGTCTGCCACTCTTGAAGCGACCATCGGACTCCTGAGCGGCAGTGACCTGGGGGGAGACTTTTTTCGCGTAGGAGAGCCATTCTGCGCCGCCAGCTTGATGCAGGGCATTGGTGTAGCCATACCAGCAATAGAGATTGCAGCTTTGATCCCATTCTGGCGGCTCGGCAGTGAGGTAGTTGTGAATGAAGCGGATGCCTTTTTGCGCCTGTGCGGCGCTACTGTCATCGAGCAGCATCAGACCGGCGGTAGCACCACCGGAGAGGGACCACTGATTGTAGTGAAACTCGCGGCTGCTAGCACCAAAGCCGCCATCCTTCGTCTGCATGTCCTGGATATAGGAGGAGGCTTTTTTCATCGCGGATTCGAGCCCCTGGATCTTCAATCCACAATCCTGCGCGGTGTGCAGTGCGAGGAAATGCCAGTTGGCGAGTGAGAGGTCTTTTCCTTTTTGTGGATTGTAGGCGATGTCTCTGCCGCCGTAGCTCCATGATCCCTCTGGAGTCTGCTGGGAGATGATGAGGGCGATGGCTTTTTCATACGCCTCGCGCAATCCAGGCAGCGACTTACTACCGAGTCTCGCGAGGGTGTATTGGCCGAGGGCATCCGTGGCGATGGCGTGCTCATAGGTGCCAGCACCGCTTTTGCCGCCCTCCCAGGTCTCTGCGAGCATGCCGTGCGGGTTCTTTTTCGCCGTTTCGATCAGGAACATGAGGCCGCGCATGATGCTATCACCATAGGCCTCTGAATCGGGCGTTTCGCCGTGACCGAGGAAGCACTGGAGGGCGAATCCAGTCATGGCACACTTGTTCCCACGTCCCCAGGAGCCGTCTGCATTTTGCTTGGCCTTGAAGCCATCGAGCGAGCGAATGACGGCGGCCTCTGCATCGGCTGTGAGGCCGCTTTCGAGCAGCTTCGCGAGGCGTGCATCTGCGCTAAAGCGGGAGGCGTAGCGCGGTGGCAGCTTTTTCACATCCACCGCAGGCGTGCTAGCGGCAGGTGCGCCTCCTGCGGACTGCATTTGCTCCCAGTGCTGCCGTGCGTATTCTTTATCAGGCGGACTGAGGCTTTCGATGGGGATTTCTGCGATGGAGCCGTTTTTGAGGCGGATCTGCACGCTGCGCTTCACGGCGTTCACACCGGTCATCTCCGCCTCGATGATCTGACCGGTGATATTCGTCCACATGCGCATTTCCGCACTCGCGGACACGAATGCGATCAAACCTGCCGAGAGGAGAAAAACCCGCTTCATCGCTGCGGAGTGAGTGGGGTGTTATTTTTTCGCTGTTTTGGCCTGTTCCTGACTTTCGGGAGAAAGACGGCTCAGGGGGACGAGGAAGGAGCCACTGCCAGCGATGGTCAGCACGACGCCGTCGCCCTCCAGGCGCTCAAAACTAGCCTCGATGACTTTGCCATCATTGCTGGTCCATTTCATCGGGGCACCAGCGGCAGCAGGTGCGGCAGCGGTAGGCGCTGGGGCTGCACCACCGGCGGTCAGGGGTGCACCTTCGGTGATCCAGGTCTCCAGCAGCTTCAGCTCGGCGGGTGTGAGGCGGTTTTTGCCTTTGGGGGGCATGACATCCTCATCATCATCGGGCAGGGTGCAGGCATAGTAGAGCGTGCTCTTGGGGACACTGTTCGGGACGATGTGTTTACCTGGCCCGACGTTTTCCGTCATCTTTGCATCATCGAGAGCGAGGTCGCCTTTGACTTTTTTGGTCTCGCTATGGCACTCGAAGCATTTGGAGCGGAAAATGGGTGCGATTTGTGATTTGTAATCGACGGCGGCGGCACTGAGTGCGCTGGCGGCAAAGGTGGCGGTGGCGAGGAGGAGGGTGCGGTGGTTCATGGGCTGTTGTCTGGGTGTGTGATGAAAGGGTGTCGGGTGGGAGATATTGCCTATTCGAGATCGCTGAGCTTACGCAAGTTGGCTTTGATGGCAGTGGCTAGGCTATCGAGCTCATTGATGCCGATGACGGCGCGGCGCTTGGCAAAGACATTGATGAGGCCGCTGTCCTCTGGACGGGCAGAGTTCCAATCTGCACCGCGTAGAGCATCTGGGTGCTCTTTTCGCAGACGGAAGTAGGCATCATTGAGTGCTTTGCGCTGGTTGCGGATGACATCACGCATCAGTTGGACCTCTTTGGTCTTCGTGGAGGTGGTGCTTTTAACGGATGCGGTGCCTCTTTTGGCATCCTCCGCGAGGCGCTGCTCCAGCAGCTTGGTGCGGGCGAGCATGGCTTTGCGCTTCGACTCCGCACTCTCCGAGGGATCATAGCAGGACTGCCAGCGCAGCTCGTCATTGCTCTTGGCGAGCTGTACTTTCATCACGCCTTCATCATGACGCAGCGCGAGCTCATCATCCTGAATCGCGGTGATGATGACATGCTTCAGCACGCGGCCTTCATCGAGGCGCAGCTCTGGGTACTCACGTCCGAGCATGGCCTTGCGCCGCTCTTGGCGGAACTGGTCCCAGCGGGCATTCACATCGTCGATTTCCTTTTGTTTCTGCTCCACCTGCTCCTGGGCGGCCTTCAGCCGTGCCTGAAGCTCCGGTAGCTGCCCCAGCGTCTGCTGGGCGGCGAGGTACTGCGTGGAGATGAGCCTGAGCTGCTCTGCACGCTGATCGAGCTGGGTCTGGAGGGCCTTTTTCTCTGCGAGGACGCGGTCGTAGTCCTCACGCTTCACGCAGCCGACGCTCAAAAAGACTAACCCGATAAAGCAGGCTGCTTTTTGGAGTGATTGCGCGGGGTGCATGGCTTTTCGGAAGGGGATTATTGGAAAAATCTTATCCTCCGGTAAGGCGGCTGTCACGCACAGCCTTTGGCCGGCAAACGGAAAAATGCCAGGCAGAAGCGCGTTCTGACTGGTGCATGTCCTTCCGCTCCCTCCTCCCTGCCCTGCTGCTCCTCGTCACCTCCGCATCTGCCGAAACGCGTTGGTACAAGGGCAACACGCACACCCACACGCTCTGGAGTGACGGTGATGACTTCCCAGAAATGATCATCGACTGGTACAAGTCGAAGGGCTACGACTTCATCGCGCTCTCCGATCACAATGTGCTCCAGGCCAAGGAGCTGTGGATGGATGTGAAAGCCGTGGAAAAGCGCCGAAAGATGCTGGGAAAGGCCACCATGGACAAGTACCGGTCTCGTTTTGGCAACGACTGGGTCATCACCCGCGAGAAGGACGGCTCCACCGAGGTCCGCCTGCGCCAGATGAGCGAATACGCCCCGAAATTCGATGAGCCGGGCAAGTTCCTCATCGTCAAGGCGGAGGAAATCAGCGCCTCCTTCCAAAAAGCGCCCATTCACATGAATGCGGTGAACATCCAGCAGGAAATCCAGCCGGTGAAAGACCACGTCAGCATCCAGGAGACCATGCGGGCGAATCTGCGCCTCGTCGCCGAGCAGGCGGCGAAGCTCGGCCCCCCCATCTTCACCCACATCAATCACCCGAACTTCCGCTGGGCACTGACCGCCGATGATCTCGCTGCCGTGACTGAGGAGAACTTCTTTGAGATCTACAATGGCCACCCACTCATCTATTATGAAGGAGATGCCCAGCGGGATGGCCATGAGCGCATCTGGGACATCGCCAACACGCTGCGTATCTCCAAATACAAAGCCGCCCCGCTCTTCGGAGTCGGCACGGATGACAGCCACGACTACCACGGCGAGGAGAGCAGCCCCGGACGCGGCTGGGTCATGGTCCGCTCTGCCAGCCTGGAGCCTGATGCCCTGGTCAATGCCATGAAAGCCGGTGACTTCTACGCCAGCAGCGGCGTCTCGCTCGATGACGTCCGCTTCACCAGCGGCACCCTGCATCTTCAGATCAAAGCCGAGCCCGGCATCACCTACACCACCCGCATCGTGGGCACCCGGCGCGGCTTTGATGCCACGACGAAGGAGGAATCCATGCCAGCGGGTGATCCGCATCCCACACGCCTTCGGTACAGCACGGACATCGGGACTACACTCGCCACGCTCACCGGCAC harbors:
- a CDS encoding fumarate hydratase; translated protein: MPTPAFHYQPLLELGTDDTEYRLLTKEHVRVEKIGDKELLAVDPEALTLLANQAFHDINFFLRPKHLKQVAAILDDPEASENDRMVALTMLKNADVASAGLLPFCQDTGTAIIMGKKGQQVWTGGGDEAALSKGVYLAYTENNLRYSQNAALNMFDEKNTGTNLPAQLDLYATDGDAYKFLFIAKGGGSANKAFLYQETRAVLNPKSIVKFLSDKMTSLGTAACPPYHLTFVIGGTSAESTMKHVKLASTKYYDGLPTTGNEHGRAFRDVELEAQMLQAARECGIGAQFGGKYFALDVRVIRLPRHGASLPIGIGVSCSADRQAKGKITRDGVFIEKLETNPLQYIPEELRHRKDTNAVRIDTNRPMAEIRAELSKYPTTTRLLINGPIIVARDIAHAKLKEMLDAGKPLPDYFKNHPVYYAGPAKTPAGMPSGSFGPTTAGRMDSYVDLFQSHGGSMIMIAKGNRGQQVTDACKKHGGFYLGSIGGPAAILAKENIKKVEVVEFPELGMEAIWKIEVEDFPAFILIDDKGNDFFQTVGPGCSVKH
- a CDS encoding RNA polymerase sigma factor — encoded protein: MIDSGSPSLASLRANDSRAWQAAYPLLWQAALAAVYAVLGPVKADAENIAADVLAREVVPGVLRPQTDSFNQISSFDDLLGMTRSIARNRAIDFIRRSARRPEVLMDELPDIPAASASGAGPDLMEMVQRHLQPPDPELFHARFILGHTTREIAALRGMSHGTVVSRFARALEKLRHLLREELES
- a CDS encoding caspase family protein, whose translation is MKATLLLLCLTLTTHAAERIALVIGNDAYQHARKLNTAVNDATAVAAKLKQLQFDVISLPNAGVEQMLTALESLKTKAADARAVLVYYAGHGIESDGANYLVPVDAKLEREIQAQDSGREPGQCLGRVEAHQCPRPHGHSRLLPGQSTGRPLLAGHPQRRRWWWFGCPGTGYVERGHPRGLFRQPRQASLGSRRAGR
- a CDS encoding peptidoglycan-binding protein; translation: MVYSASPGKPALDRVEQADDHSPFTSALLAEMPKPGVHSFEMFGRVEDTVIQKTSGRQAPRIFYNGSTQPFRNFIFTPETAAPIAAADTPPAPAAQPMPQPPSVVSSPPSTAPQPAIPTLPASGYFDLDALYLSGPYAAYNRYSRSQILKQAQQKLKTAGLYTSTPDGESGPGTQRAILAYQQAQNLPLTGKLDSATLESLGLSGQSQMSVPGDHETECKTNNLKAASGPSRAKDHRSSFY